The nucleotide window GTGACGCATATTGGCGCCAATGCCGCCAAACCCGCCGGCCGTGCCCAGCAGCAGTCCGACCTCGGTATTGGCCTCGGCATCGGTGCAATACATCCATTGCGTCGCCGAAGCCGGAACGGCCGAGAGGCTGGCGACCAAGGCCGCCAGCAAAAGCCTATTCAGCGATATCGGCAGCGACCTTGACCGAAACCATCTTGTCCGGATCGACGACCGGCTCGCCGCGCTTGATCTGGTCGACATTTTCCATGCCCTCAATGACCTCGCCCCACACAGTATATTGGCGGTTCAGGAAGGGTGCATCTTCAAAGCAGATGAAAAATTGCGAATTGGCGCTGTTCGGATCCTGCGCACGGGCCATCGATGCCGTCCCGCGCTTATGCGGTTCGGCGTTGAATTCCTGCTTCAGGTTCGGATATTTCGAACCGCCGGTACCGGCGCGCGAGGGGTTGAATTCGGGCAGATTGGAATTGCCGAACTTGACGTCG belongs to Devosia sp. XK-2 and includes:
- a CDS encoding peptidylprolyl isomerase; amino-acid sequence: MAYADPENTLVVETTKGKFVIAMKPDVAPGHVDHIKKLAREGAYDGVVFHRVIEGFMAQTGDVKFGNSNLPEFNPSRAGTGGSKYPNLKQEFNAEPHKRGTASMARAQDPNSANSQFFICFEDAPFLNRQYTVWGEVIEGMENVDQIKRGEPVVDPDKMVSVKVAADIAE